Proteins from a genomic interval of Caulobacter sp. NIBR1757:
- the dcm gene encoding DNA (cytosine-5-)-methyltransferase encodes MKVAGLFAGIGGLEVGLAASGHEAAMFCEIWEPARAVLAARFPGVPCERDVRSLNSLPNDVELLVGGFPCQDLSQAGRTAGIGGKRSGLVDQIYRLLDARKVPWVVLENVSFMLQLDQGRAMATLVEAFETRGYRWAYRVVNTHAFLPQRRNRVLFVATCTDADPADVVLVDEADPVLADTALGVNAHGFYWTEGIRGLGWAPDAIPTLKNGSTIGIPSPPAILLPSGLVVTPDIRDAERLQGFDEDWTLPAAEAGRASMRWSLVGNAVSTPVARWLGEKLTSPGHYEVSRDKVLRSSGSWPAAARFDGTSRKAVEIGAYPVWKQREALTDFLKYPGKPLSIRATKGFLERTERSSLRFAPGFQDRIRSHLAAVSAAQPGGRYAQLAAE; translated from the coding sequence TTGAAAGTTGCGGGACTGTTCGCCGGAATCGGAGGGCTCGAGGTCGGCTTGGCCGCGTCCGGCCATGAGGCTGCAATGTTCTGCGAGATTTGGGAGCCCGCTCGTGCCGTCCTTGCGGCGCGCTTCCCCGGCGTGCCCTGCGAACGGGACGTGCGGTCGTTGAACTCATTGCCCAACGACGTCGAACTGCTGGTTGGTGGTTTTCCCTGTCAGGACCTCAGCCAAGCCGGTCGCACTGCGGGCATTGGGGGAAAGCGATCAGGACTCGTCGACCAGATCTATCGGCTGTTGGATGCGCGCAAGGTGCCGTGGGTCGTCTTGGAGAATGTGTCCTTTATGCTCCAACTGGACCAAGGGCGCGCGATGGCGACGTTGGTCGAGGCGTTCGAAACACGGGGTTATCGCTGGGCATATCGGGTCGTAAACACCCACGCGTTTCTGCCGCAACGCCGCAATCGCGTGTTGTTCGTCGCTACCTGTACTGACGCCGATCCTGCCGATGTCGTGCTGGTCGACGAAGCCGATCCCGTTTTGGCGGATACCGCCCTCGGGGTGAACGCGCACGGCTTCTATTGGACTGAAGGCATTCGCGGCCTGGGGTGGGCGCCCGACGCGATTCCGACGCTCAAGAACGGGTCGACGATCGGGATCCCCTCCCCGCCTGCGATTTTGCTGCCCAGTGGCCTGGTGGTGACGCCAGACATCCGGGACGCGGAGCGCCTGCAAGGGTTCGACGAGGACTGGACACTTCCCGCCGCAGAAGCCGGGCGTGCATCCATGCGATGGTCCTTGGTGGGAAACGCTGTTTCGACACCAGTGGCGCGTTGGCTCGGGGAGAAATTGACCTCGCCTGGACACTACGAGGTTTCACGGGACAAGGTATTGCGGAGCTCTGGCTCATGGCCAGCTGCGGCCAGGTTCGACGGGACTTCCCGCAAGGCCGTCGAGATTGGAGCGTATCCTGTCTGGAAACAGAGGGAAGCTCTGACGGATTTCCTGAAGTACCCCGGCAAGCCATTGTCTATTCGAGCGACCAAGGGGTTCCTTGAGCGTACGGAACGAAGCTCACTGCGTTTCGCGCCCGGCTTCCAAGACCGGATACGCAGCCATCTGGCGGCAGTCTCGGCTGCTCAGCCGGGCGGGCGCTATGCCCAACTTGCGGCGGAGTGA
- the rsgA gene encoding ribosome small subunit-dependent GTPase A: MIAAYGWSERLAGAFAPHARAGHLPGRVVVQQRNGYLVVTDRGEVRAKASGRLHHEAGDDGPPAVGDWVALSLNASKGDATIHAVLPRRTAFVRRAAHSAAEVQVIAGNIDVAFIVASMNADLNARRIERYLAAAWQSGARPVVVLTKADLCEDVAGQTAAVAALAGDCPVVVVSARQGMGLEALLAHVGVGETCVLIGSSGVGKSTLVNAFLGEARMATGEIRSGDDHGRHTTSHRELVRLPGGGLIVDTPGMRELGLIGDDEGLEAAFEDVEALIAACRFSDCGHGGEPGCAVRAALDSGALDAGRWASFLKLGQELAAVEAKSEQSAKDAARRVAKRHRDGKRAGRDQD, from the coding sequence GTGATCGCCGCCTATGGATGGTCCGAGCGGCTGGCCGGCGCCTTTGCGCCGCACGCGCGGGCCGGCCATCTGCCCGGGCGGGTCGTGGTGCAGCAGCGCAACGGCTATCTGGTGGTCACCGACCGGGGCGAGGTTCGGGCCAAGGCGTCGGGGCGGCTGCACCATGAGGCGGGGGATGACGGGCCGCCGGCGGTGGGCGACTGGGTGGCATTGTCGTTGAACGCGTCCAAGGGCGACGCCACCATCCATGCGGTGCTGCCCCGGCGGACGGCCTTCGTGCGACGGGCGGCGCACAGCGCGGCCGAGGTGCAGGTCATCGCCGGCAATATCGACGTGGCCTTCATCGTCGCCTCGATGAACGCCGACCTCAACGCGCGGCGGATCGAGCGCTACCTGGCCGCCGCCTGGCAGAGCGGGGCGCGGCCGGTGGTGGTGCTGACCAAGGCCGACCTCTGTGAGGATGTGGCCGGGCAGACGGCGGCCGTCGCGGCGCTGGCCGGGGATTGCCCGGTGGTGGTGGTCTCGGCCCGGCAGGGGATGGGGCTGGAGGCGCTGCTGGCCCATGTCGGGGTCGGGGAGACCTGTGTGCTGATCGGCTCGTCCGGGGTGGGCAAGTCGACGCTGGTCAACGCCTTTCTGGGCGAGGCGCGGATGGCGACGGGGGAAATCCGCTCCGGGGACGACCATGGGCGCCATACGACCAGCCACCGGGAGCTGGTGCGGCTGCCCGGCGGCGGGCTGATCGTCGACACGCCCGGGATGCGGGAGCTGGGGCTGATCGGCGACGACGAGGGGCTGGAGGCGGCGTTCGAGGATGTCGAGGCGCTGATCGCGGCCTGTCGGTTCAGCGATTGCGGCCATGGCGGCGAGCCTGGGTGCGCGGTGCGGGCGGCGCTGGACAGCGGGGCGCTGGACGCCGGGCGCTGGGCCTCGTTCCTGAAGCTGGGGCAGGAGCTGGCGGCGGTGGAGGCCAAGAGCGAACAGTCGGCCAAGGACGCCGCGCGGCGGGTGGCCAAACGGCACCGAGACGGCAAGCGGGCCGGGCGCGACCAGGACTGA
- a CDS encoding ATP-binding protein, producing the protein MLEALNIGREAERHRLMDALADPAVRLIVLRGEAGAGKTALAREAMQAAAEQEALVALGKHAEGEAGVRAAGQALSQLLDQALEQLHDPEAGFASLRQALGPAASVLAALDPAFGHDEAPSGAPLTAEAAAERLAFAAIRFLRWVAGLGLPILLVLDDWGRARGQAAFLYERLAREPDLPGVTLIATERSGEESATAGDLTLELGPLSREALHAIAAARLDGDAVTASAVLALWPGPVTPLALIQGFAALTEAGALTRTVTGWRFDRAAGAAALGQDAAQLLLARVVGAAPDLRCLLDAIAVYGDAAPRAALEAVCDLAERGPPALSALAAEGLIELTPTQARFRHDTIRAAVLASLKTPARRRLAGLWAEHLRRTPAADLETMLRLRLEAGAAGISPDWAPLFTAGAAAARTTGASTQARDFAAAALKLEEDAHQASYAAAREAGLAAVQEGDLAAGQELATLMDARADSDAQRLEAAETAVFAARLSGDHARAFQLGRAAVRRFGLFAPEKASLPGILAALVSLRLTPDTAPARRPSQGAAAHRLLNTLGAIAFERDPAIAVVMAARSATHPALRGGPFASALRCMLACLTGDWASASRWGETTFARLDSDEPLRAAAMQLALQFGLGLTIDAPRQMQEATRLQALALAEGDLGVAAYANRDRALASMRMPITLAAHRRVLAECKANAARFQDQATEPLIDALTQMALNLAEGGPEPWRLAGEVFDSPAFEQTCGPDLERVAMACMTFEALLANAFGAWETTLSVWTRMGTRFDSLKHHPVTAIWAFHCGLARARLGLPIRGWETFVVDRCARFNTVSYAHRALALKAETQLRRGKAAAAMTTYEAAVMAAARSGFPMEQGVVAVAARAAALQAGRPDLARRFAAAEQTAWRTLGADAMLGDAPRTSTQAPTTDESSAALAKEDRAGRAKTRLLAGAAHELRTPMQGIQGLLDLAADDPATLDVTRLREAFGSLSAVVDDLTDLGAVEAERVAIVEAGFAPLRLAQTELQLAAADAARRGRALRLETDGDVALAALGDAGRIGQIVRNLLTNALRYGDGETVLRIAASPAELTFEVLDHGPGLTAADQTRLFQPFVRGDASDRAEGTGLGLSLSRRLARRMGGELTGDNRPGGGAVFTLSLPLRRPGASPDAAPPRSFSGPALTILLAEDTELSRDTLTRLLQRQGHSVTAVEDGPAALAAARAAPFDLLIMDVRMPGLDGPQALAQLRGEGIATPALILTASVDEPLARRLAGLDPVRLARKPLTAAQLAHLANFAEIDSLDAVLGEDAPAARARAAAVLRQRAAEVLAWPTTGLAAAREAAHAAAGVAAQFGLTQQEAAFAAAEQATDEAAMASACQALSRFL; encoded by the coding sequence ATGCTAGAGGCGCTAAATATCGGGCGAGAGGCCGAGCGCCATCGCCTGATGGACGCCCTGGCCGATCCCGCTGTTCGCCTCATCGTCCTGCGCGGCGAGGCCGGGGCCGGCAAGACCGCCTTGGCCCGCGAAGCCATGCAGGCCGCCGCCGAACAGGAAGCCCTCGTCGCCCTCGGAAAGCACGCCGAAGGCGAAGCCGGCGTCCGCGCCGCCGGCCAGGCCCTCAGCCAGCTGCTCGATCAGGCTCTCGAACAGCTGCACGATCCCGAGGCCGGCTTTGCCTCCCTGCGCCAGGCGCTGGGCCCTGCCGCCTCGGTCCTTGCCGCCCTTGATCCCGCCTTTGGCCATGACGAGGCTCCGTCCGGCGCCCCGCTCACCGCCGAGGCCGCCGCCGAGCGTCTGGCCTTCGCCGCCATCCGCTTCCTGCGCTGGGTGGCCGGCCTCGGCCTGCCCATCCTGCTGGTGCTCGACGACTGGGGCCGCGCCCGGGGGCAGGCCGCCTTTCTCTACGAGCGCCTGGCCCGCGAACCGGATCTGCCCGGCGTCACCCTAATCGCCACCGAGCGCAGCGGCGAGGAATCGGCCACCGCCGGCGACCTCACCCTCGAGCTCGGCCCGCTCAGCCGTGAGGCCCTGCATGCCATCGCCGCCGCCCGGCTGGACGGCGACGCCGTCACCGCCTCCGCCGTCCTTGCCCTCTGGCCGGGGCCGGTCACACCGCTCGCTCTGATCCAGGGCTTTGCCGCCTTGACCGAGGCCGGCGCCCTCACGCGCACGGTCACCGGCTGGCGCTTCGACCGCGCCGCCGGAGCCGCTGCTCTGGGCCAGGACGCCGCCCAGCTGCTCCTCGCCCGTGTCGTTGGCGCGGCGCCCGACCTGCGTTGCCTGCTCGACGCCATCGCCGTCTACGGCGACGCCGCTCCCCGCGCCGCGCTCGAAGCCGTCTGCGACCTGGCCGAGCGCGGCCCGCCGGCCCTCAGCGCCCTCGCCGCCGAGGGCTTGATCGAGCTGACCCCCACCCAGGCGCGCTTCCGCCACGACACCATCCGCGCCGCCGTCCTGGCCAGCCTGAAGACGCCCGCCCGCCGCCGCCTGGCCGGCCTATGGGCCGAGCATCTTCGTCGCACCCCGGCTGCCGACCTCGAGACCATGCTCCGCCTGCGCCTGGAAGCGGGCGCCGCCGGCATCAGCCCCGACTGGGCGCCTCTGTTCACCGCCGGGGCCGCCGCCGCCCGCACCACCGGCGCCTCGACCCAGGCCCGCGACTTCGCCGCCGCCGCCCTCAAGCTGGAGGAAGACGCCCATCAGGCCAGCTACGCCGCCGCCCGCGAGGCCGGTCTTGCCGCCGTGCAGGAGGGCGATCTCGCCGCCGGCCAGGAGCTGGCCACGCTGATGGACGCCCGCGCCGACAGCGACGCCCAGCGCCTGGAAGCCGCCGAAACCGCCGTCTTCGCCGCCCGCCTGTCCGGCGACCACGCCCGGGCCTTCCAGCTCGGCCGCGCCGCCGTCCGCCGCTTCGGCCTGTTCGCGCCAGAGAAGGCTTCGCTGCCCGGCATCCTCGCCGCCCTCGTCAGCCTGCGCCTGACTCCCGACACCGCCCCGGCCCGGCGGCCAAGCCAGGGCGCCGCCGCCCACCGCCTGCTCAATACGCTGGGCGCCATCGCCTTCGAGCGCGACCCGGCCATCGCCGTCGTCATGGCGGCCCGCAGCGCCACCCATCCGGCCCTGCGCGGCGGCCCCTTCGCCTCGGCCCTGCGCTGCATGCTCGCCTGCCTGACCGGCGACTGGGCCTCCGCCAGCCGCTGGGGCGAGACCACCTTCGCCCGCCTGGACAGCGACGAGCCGCTGCGCGCCGCCGCCATGCAGCTGGCCCTGCAGTTCGGCCTCGGCCTGACCATCGACGCACCCCGCCAGATGCAGGAAGCCACCCGCCTCCAGGCCCTCGCCCTGGCCGAGGGCGACCTCGGCGTCGCCGCCTACGCCAACCGCGACCGGGCGCTGGCCTCGATGCGCATGCCGATCACGCTTGCCGCCCACCGCCGTGTCCTCGCCGAGTGCAAGGCCAACGCCGCCCGCTTCCAGGATCAGGCCACCGAACCGCTGATCGACGCCCTCACCCAGATGGCCCTCAACCTGGCCGAAGGCGGACCCGAGCCCTGGCGGCTGGCCGGCGAGGTCTTCGACAGCCCCGCCTTCGAGCAGACCTGCGGCCCGGACCTCGAACGCGTCGCCATGGCCTGCATGACCTTCGAGGCCCTCCTGGCCAACGCCTTCGGCGCCTGGGAGACCACCCTCTCGGTCTGGACCCGCATGGGGACCCGCTTCGACAGCCTCAAGCACCATCCGGTCACCGCCATCTGGGCTTTCCACTGCGGCCTGGCTCGGGCCCGGCTGGGCCTGCCGATCCGCGGCTGGGAGACCTTCGTCGTCGACCGTTGCGCCCGGTTCAATACGGTCTCCTACGCCCACCGCGCCCTGGCCCTGAAGGCCGAGACCCAGCTGCGCAGGGGCAAGGCCGCCGCCGCCATGACCACCTACGAGGCCGCCGTCATGGCCGCCGCCCGCTCCGGCTTCCCGATGGAGCAGGGCGTCGTCGCCGTCGCCGCCCGGGCCGCCGCCCTGCAGGCCGGCCGCCCGGACCTCGCCCGGCGCTTCGCCGCCGCCGAACAGACCGCCTGGCGCACGCTCGGGGCCGACGCCATGCTCGGTGACGCTCCCCGGACGTCCACCCAAGCCCCGACCACGGACGAATCCTCCGCGGCCTTGGCGAAGGAGGACAGAGCCGGCCGCGCCAAGACCCGCCTGCTGGCCGGCGCCGCCCATGAGCTGCGCACCCCGATGCAGGGCATCCAGGGCCTGCTCGACCTCGCCGCCGACGACCCGGCCACCCTCGACGTCACCCGCCTGCGCGAAGCCTTCGGCTCCCTCAGCGCCGTGGTCGACGACCTCACCGACCTGGGCGCCGTCGAGGCCGAGCGCGTGGCCATCGTCGAGGCCGGGTTCGCGCCCCTGCGGCTGGCGCAAACCGAACTGCAGCTGGCCGCCGCCGACGCCGCCCGCCGGGGCAGGGCGCTGCGCCTGGAAACGGACGGCGATGTCGCCTTGGCCGCCCTCGGCGACGCCGGCCGCATCGGCCAGATCGTCCGCAACCTGCTGACCAACGCCCTGCGCTATGGCGACGGCGAGACCGTGCTGCGCATCGCCGCCTCGCCGGCCGAGCTCACTTTCGAAGTCCTCGACCACGGCCCCGGCCTCACCGCCGCCGACCAGACCCGCCTGTTCCAGCCCTTCGTGCGCGGCGACGCCTCGGATCGCGCCGAAGGCACGGGTCTCGGCCTCTCCCTCTCGCGCCGCCTCGCCCGCCGCATGGGCGGCGAGCTGACCGGCGACAACCGGCCGGGCGGCGGCGCGGTCTTCACGCTGAGCCTGCCCCTGCGCCGTCCGGGGGCGAGCCCGGACGCCGCACCCCCGCGAAGCTTCAGCGGACCCGCGCTCACCATCCTCCTCGCCGAAGACACCGAGCTGTCGCGCGACACCCTGACCCGCCTGCTGCAACGCCAGGGCCACAGCGTCACCGCCGTCGAGGACGGCCCCGCCGCCCTGGCCGCCGCCCGCGCCGCGCCTTTCGACCTGTTGATCATGGATGTCCGCATGCCCGGCCTCGACGGCCCCCAGGCCCTGGCCCAGCTGCGCGGGGAGGGGATCGCCACCCCGGCCCTGATCCTCACCGCCTCGGTGGATGAGCCGCTGGCCCGCCGCCTGGCCGGCCTCGATCCCGTCCGCCTGGCCCGCAAGCCGCTGACCGCCGCCCAACTCGCCCACCTGGCCAATTTCGCGGAAATCGACAGCCTCGACGCCGTCCTCGGCGAAGACGCCCCCGCCGCCCGCGCTCGGGCCGCCGCCGTCCTGCGCCAGCGCGCCGCCGAGGTCCTCGCCTGGCCGACCACCGGCCTCGCCGCCGCCCGGGAAGCCGCCCACGCCGCCGCTGGCGTCGCCGCCCAGTTCGGCCTCACGCAGCAGGAAGCCGCCTTCGCCGCCGCCGAACAGGCGACCGACGAGGCGGCGATGGCCTCAGCCTGTCAGGCCCTCAGCCGTTTTCTGTGA
- a CDS encoding response regulator transcription factor, with the protein MSRQRLIVVEDEAPLRDLYARALEQAGYQVRTAGGAQACRHLLREGPADCLLLDIGLPDLDGLSLAAEFTDTPDLGLIIVSRRDAPEDRIAALELGCDDYITKPVHLGELCARVMAVLRRRSPRRKLALGPFRMDLEAHALSADGADIPLTRGEFAILALLVAAGGKVVAREALFERISRKPDDGDLRTVDILVSRIRRKTAETAGGERLIVTAPGFGYRTGLEAVEC; encoded by the coding sequence ATGTCGCGTCAGCGTCTGATTGTCGTCGAGGATGAGGCGCCGTTGCGCGATCTGTACGCGCGGGCGCTGGAGCAGGCCGGCTATCAGGTGCGCACGGCTGGCGGAGCCCAGGCCTGCCGCCATCTGCTGCGCGAGGGACCCGCCGACTGCCTGCTGCTCGACATCGGCCTGCCCGACCTCGACGGCCTGTCGCTGGCCGCCGAATTCACCGACACGCCGGACCTGGGGCTGATCATCGTCTCTCGCCGTGACGCGCCGGAGGACCGTATCGCCGCGCTCGAACTGGGCTGCGACGACTACATCACCAAGCCGGTGCACCTGGGCGAACTCTGCGCCCGGGTCATGGCCGTCCTGCGCCGCCGCAGCCCGCGTCGCAAGCTGGCGCTGGGGCCGTTCCGCATGGACTTGGAAGCCCACGCGCTCAGCGCCGACGGCGCCGATATCCCCCTGACCCGGGGCGAGTTCGCCATCCTCGCCCTGCTGGTCGCGGCCGGCGGCAAGGTGGTGGCCCGCGAGGCCCTGTTCGAACGGATCAGCCGTAAACCCGACGACGGCGACCTGCGCACCGTCGACATCCTGGTCAGCCGCATCCGCCGCAAGACCGCTGAGACCGCCGGCGGCGAGCGGCTGATCGTCACCGCTCCGGGTTTCGGCTATCGCACCGGCCTCGAAGCGGTCGAATGCTAG
- a CDS encoding DUF5961 family protein: MSETRPFMVHTADDGRDAGHTVRAETVEDAAFAFVDRWHPPVDASGDVTLMVTDCETGRRECLRLDLSDGTAAPCD, translated from the coding sequence ATGTCCGAGACCCGCCCGTTCATGGTCCACACCGCCGACGACGGCCGTGACGCCGGACACACCGTCCGAGCCGAAACGGTCGAGGACGCCGCCTTCGCCTTCGTCGATCGCTGGCATCCGCCGGTGGATGCCTCCGGCGACGTCACCCTGATGGTCACCGACTGCGAGACCGGCCGGCGCGAGTGCCTGCGGCTCGACCTCTCCGACGGAACCGCCGCGCCCTGTGACTGA
- a CDS encoding excinuclease ABC subunit B, protein MPTRLDLIATFQEQLGRALQAGDNERAAALQSRLTELESGQASYLRPQQPGAMGLGTSDEVPRRPAGWKPPKRPDPMTSGHSRRRG, encoded by the coding sequence ATGCCGACTCGCCTCGATCTTATCGCCACCTTCCAGGAACAGCTGGGCCGCGCCCTTCAGGCTGGCGACAATGAGCGGGCGGCGGCGCTGCAGAGCCGGCTCACCGAACTGGAGAGTGGCCAGGCCTCCTATCTGCGGCCGCAGCAACCCGGGGCCATGGGCCTGGGAACCAGCGACGAGGTTCCCCGCCGCCCGGCCGGCTGGAAGCCGCCCAAGCGGCCCGATCCGATGACCAGTGGCCATTCGCGTCGTCGGGGCTGA
- a CDS encoding SDR family NAD(P)-dependent oxidoreductase, protein MKLDSSIAAVVTGGASGLGAATARRLAADGVRVAIFDLNAEAGEALAKEIGGTFCQVNVADDAQVTAAFEKARAAHGQERILINCAGVGGGAKTVSRDRETREIKEYPLENFERILQINLVATFRCITRSAAGMLTLEPLEDGDRGAIVNTASVAAEDGQIGQVAYTASKAGIVGLTLTVARDLSSEGIRCNTILPGIFDTPLLGRAPEHVKAALSASVPFPKRLGRPEEYAELAHEMVTNNYLNGEDIRLDGAIRMQPR, encoded by the coding sequence ATGAAACTCGATTCCTCCATTGCCGCCGTGGTCACCGGCGGGGCTTCCGGCCTTGGCGCGGCGACGGCCCGCCGCCTGGCCGCCGACGGTGTCCGGGTCGCCATCTTCGACCTCAATGCCGAGGCCGGCGAAGCGCTGGCGAAAGAGATCGGCGGGACCTTCTGCCAGGTCAACGTCGCCGACGACGCCCAGGTCACCGCCGCCTTCGAGAAGGCCCGCGCCGCCCACGGGCAAGAGCGCATCCTGATCAACTGCGCCGGGGTCGGCGGCGGCGCCAAGACGGTCAGCCGCGATCGCGAAACCCGCGAGATCAAGGAATACCCGCTCGAGAACTTCGAGCGCATCCTGCAGATCAACCTGGTCGCCACCTTCCGCTGCATCACCCGCAGCGCGGCCGGCATGCTGACCCTGGAGCCGCTGGAAGACGGCGACCGGGGCGCCATCGTCAACACCGCGTCCGTCGCGGCCGAGGACGGCCAGATCGGCCAGGTGGCCTACACCGCCTCCAAGGCCGGCATCGTCGGCCTGACCCTGACCGTGGCGCGGGACCTGTCGAGCGAAGGCATCCGCTGCAACACCATCCTGCCCGGCATCTTCGACACCCCCCTGCTGGGCCGCGCGCCGGAGCATGTGAAGGCCGCCCTGTCGGCCTCGGTGCCCTTCCCCAAACGACTGGGCCGCCCGGAGGAGTACGCCGAGCTGGCGCATGAGATGGTCACCAACAACTACCTGAACGGCGAGGACATCCGCCTGGACGGCGCCATCCGCATGCAGCCGCGGTAG